In Ailuropoda melanoleuca isolate Jingjing chromosome 7, ASM200744v2, whole genome shotgun sequence, one genomic interval encodes:
- the QRFP gene encoding orexigenic neuropeptide QRFP, with protein sequence MISPHALSCLLLLPLGACFPPLDREEPIATTGGVRGRMSWADLPGGHRVPLPRGSSRWLRAPHPHGLLVMAKELQMSGRRRAGFRFRIGRQDDGSEAPSFFPADGEKASGPLGTLAEELSTYSRKKGGFSFRFGRR encoded by the coding sequence ATGATAAGCCCTCACGCcctgtcctgcctcctcctcctgccgCTGGGTGCCTGCTTTCCTCCACTGGACAGAGAAGAGCCCATAGCCACCACGGGAGGTGTCAGAGGCAGAATGAGCTGGGCGGACCTGCCCGGGGGACACCGCGTCCCCCTCCCGCGGGGCTCCTCCCGGTGGCTGAGAGCCCCACACCCACATGGCCTGCTTGTCATGGCCAAGGAGCTGCAGATGTCGGGCAGACGGCGCGCTGGCTTCAGGTTCCGGATTGGGCGGCAGGATGATGGCAGCGAGGCTCCCAGCTTCTTCCCCGCGGATGGCGAGAAGGCCAGTGGCCCGTTAGGAACCTTGGCTGAGGAGCTCAGCACTTACAGCAGGAAAAAAGGTGGCTTCAGCTTCCGCTTTGGCCGGCGGTGA